One Coffea arabica cultivar ET-39 chromosome 5c, Coffea Arabica ET-39 HiFi, whole genome shotgun sequence DNA window includes the following coding sequences:
- the LOC113688943 gene encoding cationic amino acid transporter 8, vacuolar-like → MNNNNASASHQNFSQEHLKSPLILPFAAAAKMEQPPEPTAKRSYWRFSKEDFFPEPTFENFSTYRSAVAKTPQRLKDRLLSRSSDDTELVVLKKQSENSMHQCLTWWDLMWLGFGSVVGSGIFSLTGQEIHDHAGPAIVLSYAISGLSALLSVFCYTEFSVDIPTAGGSFSFLRIELGDFLAYIAAGNILLEAIVGAAGLGRSWSSYFASVISSNPDLLRIKIDSFPEGFNLLDPLAVGILALCNGIAMSGSRRTSILTWVSSLISAGVIIFIIIVGFIHADTSNLVPFFPYGPKGMFTAAAVVYWSYTGFDMVATMAEETKKPSRDIPLGLVGSMSMITIIYCLMALALAMMVKYTEVDVNAAYSVAFEKIGMKWAKYLVGICALKGMTTSLLVGSMGQARYTTQIARSHMIPPYFALVHPKTRTPIYATLLVTTLSCILSLFSSLDVLSSVFSFSTLFIFMLMAVAVLVRRYYVKDVTPRNDHVKFLGCLFVIFGSSIGVTVFWCLNKGGWIGYVVTGVFWLIGTLGMAFLPRKRSPKVWGVPLVPWLPSLSIFINIFLIGSLGVVAIWRFVIASAVMLVYYVLVGVHTTYDVSHPEEPELKIEEGKANENQGTS, encoded by the coding sequence atgaataataataatgctTCTGCCTCTCATCAAAATTTCTCCCAAGAACATCTCAAAAGCCCTTTAATACTTCCCTTCGCCGCCGCCGCCAAGATGGAGCAACCACCGGAGCCAACTGCCAAAAGATCGTACTGGAGATTCAgcaaagaagatttcttcccAGAACCCACATTCGAGAATTTCTCCACCTACCGCTCCGCCGTGGCCAAGACGCCTCAGAGGCTGAAAGATCGCCTTTTGAGCCGCTCCTCAGACGATACCGAGCTGGTGGTTCTCAAGAAACAGTCAGAGAATTCAATGCACCAATGCCTCACCTGGTGGGATCTGATGTGGCTTGGTTTTGGCTCTGTTGTGGGCTCAGGTATTTTTAGCCTCACTGGCCAAGAAATTCATGATCATGCTGGCCCCGCTATTGTTTTGTCCTATGCAATTTCTGGGCTTTCTGCTTTGCTTTCAGTATTTTGTTATACTGAATTTTCTGTGGATATCCCAACTGCTGGCGGgtcgttttcttttcttaggaTTGAGTTGGGTGATTTTCTTGCTTATATTGCTGCTGGGAATATTCTGTTAGAAGCAATTGTGGGTGCTGCTGGATTAGGCCGTTCATGGTCATCATATTTTGCTAGCGTTATTAGTAGTAATCCTGATCTTTTAAGGATAAAGATTGATTCTTTTCCTGAAGGGTTTAATTTGTTGGACCCTCTTGCTGTTGGGATTTTGGCACTGTGTAATGGGATAGCCATGTCTGGGTCTAGGAGGACTTCTATTTTGACATGGGTGAGTTCCTTAATCAGCGCAGGCgtgattatttttattatcattGTTGGTTTTATTCATGCCGATACTTCAAATTTGGTGCCGTTTTTCCCATATGGACCTAAGGGGATGTTCACTGCTGCTGCTGTTGTGTATTGGTCTTATACTGGTTTTGATATGGTAGCTACAATGGCTGAGGAAACCAAGAAGCCCTCAAGGGATATACCTTTGGGGTTGGTTGGTTCAATGTCTATGATTACTATTATTTATTGTTTGATGGCGTTGGCACTGGCAATGATGGTGAAATATACGGAGGTGGATGTTAATGCGGCGTATTCGGTTGCATTTGAGAAGATTGGGATGAAATGGGCTAAGTATTTGGTGGGAATTTGTGCTCTTAAGGGAATGACTACAAGTTTGCTTGTGGGATCTATGGGGCAGGCTAGGTATACGACCCAGATTGCGCGATCACATATGATTCCACCTTATTTTGCTCTAGTTCATCCAAAAACTAGGACACCAATTTATGCCACACTTTTGGTGACTACACTTAGTTGCATTCTTTCTTTGTTCTCAAGTTTGGATGTCTTGTCAAGCGTGTTTTCATTCAGCacacttttcattttcatgcttATGGCTGTTGCAGTGCTCGTTAGGCGGTATTATGTTAAGGATGTCACTCCAAGGAACGATCATGTCAAATTCCTTGGTTGCCTGTTTGTCATATTTGGCTCATCAATCGGGGTCACAGTTTTTTGGTGTTTGAACAAGGGTGGATGGATTGGGTATGTTGTGACTGGTGTGTTCTGGTTGATAGGCACCTTAGGAATGGCATTTCTTCCAAGAAAGCGGTCTCCTAAAGTTTGGGGTGTTCCCCTTGTTCCATGGTTGCCATCTTTGTCAATTTTCATAAATATCTTTCTCATAGGATCTCTTGGTGTAGTGGCTATCTGGCGGTTCGTCATAGCAAGTGCAGTAATGCTAGTTTACTATGTTTTAGTTGGTGTACACACAACTTATGATGTGTCTCATCCGGAGGAACCAgaattgaaaattgaagaggGTAAGGCAAATGAGAATCAAGGAACCTCGTAG